The window TACTGCTACCTGGATTGCCCAAGCAATTGGTTTGAAAACTTATGCTTTGGATAATCCCAATGACAACATTAAAATGGGTACTTGGTATTTGGATCATACCCACGAAACGTATAACGGAAATTCTCTATTAGCTGTTGCCAGTTACAATGCTGGCCCGGGTAATGTATCCCAATGGATTCAAAGGTTTGGATTAACCGATCCTGATGAATTTGTCGAAGCTATTCCTTTTGGAGAAACCAAAGGTTACGTCAAGCACGTATTTGAAAATTACTGGAATTATATGCTTCTGTACAATCCCCAAATGTCAGAAATTTTAACTAAGTACGGTCATCGTACATGGCACCCTTGAAAGGCTAAATGGTAAAGGATGAAGGTTGAATGCTTTAATATTCTGGGTGCAACATTTTGTAGACAATAGCATTCAGTCAACGAAAATTTCATCCTTCATCCTTTATCATTCACAGTCTCTGTTTGCGATCGATTAATGGTTCACAATTATCCCATTCAGTTTTTAATACTGCTACCGAGGCTTGATACTCTGATTTATTCGGATTGTGGCAAACTAAAAAAACTCTATAAACGTTCAAATCAAGTTCAATAAATTCTCCCATTGCAGGTACTCTACTCAATTCAAGAATTTTTTGTTGGGACAGTTTATCAGGTGTTTCCTTTAAGTACAAACAAATTTTGATCATAGTGATGCTCCTCGACTAATTAACGAGCGATTTGTGTATTTGTTTGAGTATTTTTAGATAGTTAATGCTAAATAAAATTTAGTAAAATCTGGCTAAGTAGCTTAAAAAACTAACTTCAGTTGGCAATTTATCCATTTCGGTGGAATGTTACATAAATTTGCATTCAAACTCATCGGCTAGATTTCCTATCATGGCTTGCTGATTTTTTCTCAAACCCAAACCAGTGGGGTCAATCAAAAATCTAAAATCCAAAATCTAAAATCGATCGACGCTGGAGTTGCACGAGAAAGATACAATAGTTAACAAAATACTGCATTAAGTTGTCCCATCACCCTTCTTCCCAGACAACTACACAATGCAACCGAGCAAAATATGCCACAAAACTTAGACATGACAGATACAGAAATCAACAGCAAGACAAGAAACGAATATCTTGATGAATTACCGGGCGAAGTAGAGATGTCCCTGTTCGACCACTTAGAAGAGTTGCGGTGGCGCATTTTCTACTCTTTGATTGCTGTCGTGGTGGGAATAGCAGGTTGCTTCTTTTTTGTCAAGCCGCTGGTTAAGTTGCTGGAAGTGCCAGCACAAGGAGTAAAGTTTCTCCAATTAGCTCCAGGGGAATTCTTTTTTGTCTCTTTGAAAGTAGCTGGATATAGTGGGTTACTTTTAGCTACTCCGTTTATTCTGTACCAGGTTACGATGTTTGTCTTACCTGGATTAACTCGCCGGGAACGTCGGTTAGTAGGCCCAGTAGTTCTGGGATCTAGTTTTCTATTTGTGACAGGACTAGTTTTTGCTTATTCGCTTTTAATACCAGCAGCCCTTAAATTCTTTATTAATTATGGAGCAGGTGTAGTAGAGCAGTTGTGGTCGATCGATCGCTATTTTGAATTTGTTTTACTTTTATTATTTAGTACTGGTTTAGCTTTTCAAATTCCCGTTATTCAAGTTTTGTTAGGTTTGTTGGGAATTGTATCTTCTAAACAAATGTTATCTGGTTGGCGATTTGTTTGTTTGGGAGCGGTAATTTTGGGTGCTGTTCTCACTCCCTCTACTGACCCTTTAACTCAAGGTCTTTTGGCAGGGGCAGTACTTGGTTTATATTTCGGCGGTACTGGTTTAGTAATGTTGTTAGGAAAGTAATAAAGGATAAAGTATGAAGGGGGAAGGGTGAAATTTCTGTCTAGTAATCCGCCAAAGTAGTTTTGAGAGGTTAAAGAAACCCGGTTTTTCTAAAAAACCGGGTTTCTGGCTCTCCGACAACCAACCAAAATCTACTAGTTGATGTTATTGTCTATAAAATGTTTCGCCCAAAATATAAAAGCATTTAACCTTTAGCCTTCATCCTTCATCCTTGATTTGAATTTCGTCTAATTGGGATATCACTACATCTGCTTTTTCCAAATGAGCCGCCGCCGCACTTCCCCAACAGATACCGATACAACCTGCCGCGCCAGCATTACGAGCCATTTCAATATCGCCTGGGGAATCACCGACCATCAAAGTGGTACTTGGCTCTACTCCTAGTTTTTGGCAAGCTTGTAAAAATAAAGTGGGGTCTGGTTTACTTGGGCCTTCATCTACGCCCATTTCTAACTGTATGAAATCGCTCAATTGATGCCGCTGGACAAATTCTTTCACTCGTGCAGTTCTGGACGCTGACAGAATTCCTAATTTTAAGCCAGCTTTGGATAGAAAATCTAGCACTTCCAAACAGCCAACGAACAGTGGGGAAGGAGGAGTATTTTTCAAATATTGGTCGGCTTCTTCAAAAGCGCGTCGCGCGATCGCTAAAGATTCTAACCATCCTCGACCAGTCTCGGCAATATAAGCCGCCGCTGCAATCTCATTTTCTCGACGACTGCCAACCGCCATCAAACCAGTAGGATCGAGAGTATTGCCATTAATGCCGAACGCCATTAACAAGGGTTCGCCAGTACCGGGAATTTGAGCATCGATCAAACGCGATCGTTTTTGTCCCAAGTTCCGCAAAAATTCCTCAGAATTTTCTAGCGTGCCATCTTTATCAAAGATAACTGCTTGAATATTAGTAAAAATCACTTCCCGACAGCGAATAGTAACCAAAACTCTCTACTCCATTTTTATAATTAGCTTTTCTCCCCTCTGCCCCTGCCCTTTCCCTAGCCCCTAGCCCCTTCCCTCCAATAGCCAACAAAAAAAGAGGGAAAAGCCCTCTTTTGCCAACTAATTAGTTGCACCTTACCACAGTCGATCGAGAAATTAATCTTCTGTAGCAGATACGAATTCTTCTTCTGGAATATCTTCCACTGTCGGTTCTGGTTCGACTTCTGCTGTAGCTTCTGGAGTAGCTGCCGCTGCTGCGTTACCTTGTTGTTTAGCGCGTAACTGCTCCCGATACTTAGCCGCCATTTCTTCCGCCTGTTCATAGACGCGCTCGCGGTTTCTGATCATGTCACCCGGTTCGGGTTCAAGCTGCTTGGTTGAAAGAGAAATTCTACCTCTCTCAGCATCCAAATCAATGATCATGACCTTAATTTCATCATTGACATTGAAAACGCTGTGAGGAGTATCGATATGCTCGTGGGAAATTTCCGAAATGTGCAGCAGACCGCTGACACCACCAATGTCAATAAAGGCACCGTAGGGTTTGATTCCACGTACTGAACCAATCACTACTTCGCCTACTTCTAAGCGGTTCATCTTACGCTCAACCAGCGCCCGTCGGTGACTCAAAACCAAACGGTTGCGGTCTTCATCTACTTCTAGAAACTTCAGTGGCAGTTCTTCACCCACTAGGTCTTCCTTGGGTTTGCGGGTGCTAATATGGGAACCAGGAATAAAGCCACGCAAGCCTTCAATTCTCACCAAAGCGCCACCGCGATTGGTCGCAAACACGCCAGAGCGGACAGTGGCATCTTCCGCTTGCAATTGACGTACTCTTTCCCAAGCCCGCATATACTCGATACGGCGAATGGATAGAGTTAATTGTCCTTCTTCGTTTTCATCTGTAAGGATGTAAAACTCACGAGTTTCGTTAGATTGCAGCACTTCCTCTGGAGCGTCAACCCGGTTAATTGACATCTCTTGAATGGGAATATATGCGGCTGTTTTAGCACCTATGTCAATCAGAGCACCTCTTGGCTCTATACTGAAAACCGTACCAGCTACAATATCACCAGGATTAAAGTGATAATCATACTTATCTAGTAGAGCGGCAAAGTCGTCGTGCGTAAATCCAATTTCTGCGATTGCTGTTTTCTGATTGACCATGCGAATTGTTTCCTGCAAGTTGTCTCCGTAAAAATTTTCCTCTCTTGACGCTTTCCCCGTCGCGAACGAGTAGGGATTTTAACCATTACTGGTTAGGTTTCCTCTTTCTCAGGGCAAATCTCTCGATCGACTATCTCTTACGAGCAATGCCAAACTGATTAATCGTTCAATAGAACCAATTAGCGAGTTTAGCTTAGTTGATTTTAGAAGGCCATATTTCTAGAGGCTTACTAGAATATTTACCTAGCGTTCTCGTGCGCCCACGATACGTTAAATGTAGATGCAATATGCACTGTTGAGGGTGCAGCCTACACCTACTTGACACTCCTCGACTTTTAGATACGAGGATTCTTGGGCTGAACACTGCCTCCACCAAGTAATCTTAGTTTTGGCCTTACACATTCATGTCTAGTCCGACTACACCTTTTACAGCAAGCTCTCTGATGGACTACTCCCCAAGCGTAACTTTCCGCGTGTCCCACGGTAGTTTAATTTTCTCTTTGTCCTGACAGGCAAGGACTTAATTTTACACCAATAAACTATTTTAAACGATCTCCCGTCCTAATATATAATTTTTATTTGCGGTTTGGCTGCCATAGCTGTTAAGCTGCCGGAGCATATGAGCTTGTCTGCTTAGACTGAAGGGAAAGATTTTACCAAATTACAAGAATGCAAAAATTTTACCCGCCAACGAAGTAGGGGCATATTTTAGCCAAATGGTATTTTTATTTTTTAACTTAATTTTTTACGTTTTAAACCCGTCAAAAGTTTTTTGATAATTAAGAATGAGTGACAAAAGAAGCAGGAGTTTTTGATTCGGAGGTATCTTCTAAGTACATTTCACCACACATTTCTGCTGGTTTATTTAGTGCAGGAGTTGAAGTGCTTGTACTGAGATGGTTTAAGGTATCTACAAAATCTCTGATGCTTTGGAATTGACGGTAAACAGAGGCAAAGCGGACGTAAGCAACTTCGCTGATCGATCGCAGTTTTTGGAGAACCAGTTCACCAATTTCGCTGCTGGTAACTTCTCTTACGTCTCGTTGCTGGAGATCCGATTCAACTTCATCAACGAAAGATTCGATTTGAAGTTGGGGAATCCCGGTTTTTTCGCAGGCGCGAACTATTCCCCGCAAGAGTTTAGAACGATCGAAACACTCTCTCCGATTATCCCGCTTGATCACTGTAACCGGAACAAATTCGATTTGTTCGTAAGTAGTGAAACGACGCTTACACCTCAGACATTCTCGCCTTCGCCGGATACTTTGCCCTGCTTCTGCAGAACGGGATTCCAGGACGCGATTATCTGGGTAGTTGCAGAAAGGACAGCGCATTTTTTTGTCCTATAGCTTAAGTATATTAGTAGTAATGTTGGCATCTTTCTTGCCATTTGGCTAAAAAAGCCAAAGCCAGCTGTTACCTTTTGATCTATTAGGCGATGGAATCGCTAGATCGGTAGCAGCGGCTTGTTTGTTGAATTTTTGGTTTTACAACCGGACAGATAAAGACCGAGTGGTTATTTCTTTTCAATGCGAGGGGGTTCGCGGAAAGCGATCGCAAAGAAGAGAACGCCCAAAGCTAAGGTGAAAATCAAAATGTAAGCAATGCTTTCCATCTTTATATTACCGCTGATTACTCAAGCCATCATTTTTGTAGGCATTGAGAGGAAAACGGGGCGGGGTTTACCGCTTCCTGTGAACAATTAAAAATGTTGTTTGACTAATTCAGTCAATTATTAGTTTATCAAGGGATTGGCGATTGGAGAGCGAAGATAGGAGATCGAAGAAAATAATTATTTATTTTGCTCGTTTCCTTTTTCACCGCTTCCCAACCACCAGTACCGAGAAGATTAAACAGCCTCTTTGCGGGTAGTTTTGTCACCCACTTTTTGATAGAAGCCCCATTCTACTTGCTCTTCCGACAGTTCTGGGTCTACACCAGCAAACACATCGCGGAACAGAGTCCGAGATCCGTGCCAAATATGACCGAAGAAGAACAGCAGCGCAAATACGGCGTGTCCGAAAGTAAACCAACCGCGAGTGCTGGTGCGGAATACACCGTCAGAATTGAGGGTGGCCCGATCGAACTCAATTGGTTCGCCCAATTGAGCCTTACGAGCAAATTGCTTCACATCTGTTGGGTCGCTAAAGGTTTTCCCATCTAGTGCGCCACCGTAGAAACTAACAGTAACGCCTGCTTGCTCGAAGCTATATCTGGATTCAGCACGACGGAATGGAATATCTGCACGGATAACTCCATCTTTGTCGGTGAGAACCACGGGGAAAGTTTCAAAGAAGTTGGGCATCCGGCGAACGGTCAACTCGCGGCCTTCAGCATCTTTGAATACGGGGTGGCCCAGCCATCCTTGGGCAATTCCATCACCCTTGTTCATCGGGCCGACGCGGAACAGACCGCCTTTGGCAGGGCTGTTACCAACATAGTCATAGAAAGCCAGTTTTTCTGGAATAGCGGCGTAAGCTTCCGAAAGACTTGCACCTTCTGCCACGCTAGCTTGTACGCGACGGTTAATTTCTTGTTGGAAATAACCTTGATCCCACTGATAGCGGGTCGGGCCAAATAGTTCGATCGGTGTAGCTGCGCTGCCGTACCACATCGTACCTGCCACCACGAAGGCAGCAAAGAATACTGCGGCGATACTGCTGGAAAGTACGGTTTCGATGTTCCCCATCCGGAGAGCTTTATACAAGCGCTCTGGTGGACGAACGGTTAAGTGGAACAACCCAGCAATGATTCCGACCACACCCGCAGCAATATGGTGAGCGACGATGCCACCAGGATTGTACGGGTTAAAGCCTTCCGGCCCCCATGCTGGCGCTACGGGTTGGACGCTTCCCGTCAAACCGTAGGGGTCGGATACCCACATTCCAGGGCCAAATAGTCCTGACAAGTGGAAAGCACCGAAACCAAAGCAAAGCAGACCGGACAAAAATAGGTGAATGCCAAACATTTTTGGCAAGTCAAGGGCAGGTTCCCCAGTGCGGGGATCTCTGAAGAGTTCCAGATCCCAGTAAACCCAGTGCCAAACGGCAGCTAGGAACAGCAGACCGGAAAGAACGATGTGAGCGGCAGCAACGCCTTCAAAGCTCCAGAAGCCAGGATCGATAACCGCCTTGTTAGGAATGATGCTCCAACCGCCCCAAGAGTCTGTTACCCCCAAACGGGCCATGAATGGCATCACGAACATCCCTTGACGCCACATGGGGTTCAGGACTGGATCGCTGGGGTCATAAATTGCTAGTTCGTACAAGGCCATAGAACCGGCCCACCCTGCCACCAGGGCAGTGTGCATTAGGTGTACAGAAATCAGCCGGCCTGGGTCGTTCAGGACAACTGTATGTACTCGGTACCAGGGTAGTCCCATTGACTACGCTCCTCCTCGATAAGTGTTGTTTGGCGCGAACTTTTATGCAGTTTGTTAAGGTTCTAGATCCTGAGGCTGTCTCCTAATGTCTTTATTTAAGACACTCTGAGCAGTTTAACAATGCCTTTTGGAAAATGAGAGTATTTAAAGAAGTGTAAACCGTGTAGGTGCCTATTGCAAGCAGATTTATCGGCTCGATCGAAGGCAGTATGGTTATTCTCCTGTTGCTTAGCGAGCAATTTTTAATTTTAGACTAGCGCTACAAAACTACAGAATGAATATTATTTAACTGACACATTGTTTGCGCTGCCGCTAGTCGCTCTAGCACTTGTTCGGCACTCATCAAGCGTTTTAGCACCACTTGACCGATTGTTTTCGCGCCAGGATCGACTTGAGCTTGGGGGCTAGGTTTCACTTCCACTGTTAATATGGCATCTTCGACGCGATAGAGCCATAACTTTTCGTTTTGTTCCACTAAGCAAATATTCATTCGCTCAATGTCAGGTCGGCGTCGCCAAGCGGTCTCGCTCCACAGACCATCGGACGCCCACACTCTACCAACTAACCATCCATCAGAAAGGAAAAAATACTTCACAACCTCTTGTCTGCCACTGTGTTTGTCAAATTATGACCTGTTTGGCCAAAAATTGCGCTGCTTTTGTAGTTTCATTGTAAAAGAAGCAAAATGTTGCATAAAATGGTTTTAATAGCAAGAGGCAGGGGCGTAAAAAATTTATTTAATCAGAGTTTTGGTTTATTTTTCCAGTTTTTCCATTTCTCTGTGCCATTGTTTTAATTTGGCGTCTCTTTCCTTTTGCTCTTTTGGGGAAGGGAGAGATAACCCATTGTTTGAATCGTATTTACCCTGATGCTTGGGTAAACCAAAAAAGTAATCAATAGCAGAATTGGGGTAAATTTTCTTTTCTCTTAGTAACTTTTCACAATTTGGTTGCCAGTAGCAAACGCGATCGCAAATTTCGCCCCCTAGTTGTCGGAGACGTTTCGCGGATAATTGAGAAGGGCCAAATAACATTAATTCGATGTTAGGCTGGCGGGGTAACAGCCGAGCTTCCTTACCCGCTCCTCGCAGAAATTCTACAACGAAATAATTGCCTAAATCAAAGATACAAATTTCGGTCGTTTCCTTGTTATTTTCAGCCAAAGTATCAACAGCTATTTGCAGTTGATAGCCCAGGCTGTCGAGCGAAGACTGGGGTAAAATAAGGCGAATTCTTTGAATGCGATCGCTATAATTTGCCCAAAAATCTCGCCTTTCTTCTAATTGCTGCCTTTCTTCGTCTGGCAATTCGAGCATTCTAATTAATAAATCGATTAAAGTTTGAAAGTAACCGTAATTAATCGTACCGATCCATTGGCTGAGATTAGCCTTGGCAGAGTCGGAAAATTGGTGCCATTTTGATTCATGATGAATGGGAGAATATTGCTGTTGCAGCCATTCAACAATTTTGCTCAGACGGGTAACTATTTGGCTCGAAACTTTGTCGAGTAGCTCTTCCACAGATGCTATTTGCTGTTGAGATGACATCTGTTGAAGACACCGCAACAACCATTCTACTTCTTGTCGATTAGAAAGTTGATTTTTAGCAAAAATTCCGGCGATGCAATCGAGTGCTATAGTAGCTTGGGAAATTGCACTAGGCAAGTTGGCAGTTTCTAAAAGTTCTTGGGGAGTGCGAAGATATTGCCAGCTAATTTTAGCTAAATTTTGAGCAGCGTCTTTTTGGGAAAGAGTTCTGATTAATTGAACTGGTAAACCATCATTTCCAGTAACGCGAATTGCAAACTCAGGGAAAGTTTCAACTAAGGATGAAGGTATTAAGCTTAATTGCTTATATTTAATTGCAACAGTATTAAATTTACTGTAATGAAGAGCTAAATGCCAAAACAAACGATATTTCAGCCAAGAATCATGAGTTGCTACTTGCCAAATTAGTTGAGATGTTTGTTTGGCAAGGTCGGGATGTTTGCGATCCCACTCGGTTTTGGCATAAAGACAATAAACCCATTCTAATTGAGTTATGCAATCGTCTTGTCCATTTTGAATATCTGTAATAATTTCGTCAACAGAGCGTGGTGAATTTGTCTTTATTTTGCGAATATTTAGGTTAATTACTAATTTATCAATGATTCTTTCACTAGCCCTTTTTAGTTTAGTTGGTTCCCACTGGGAAGGGCTAGGCGGCAGTTGCATTTGACGGAACTGAAAATTCATGATTCTTGACTTAAAAGGTTTGTAGTAATGACTTCAGTCCTTAGTCTTGAGGAATGAACTAATAATCAGTTTATTTTTTCGGAAATTTATTGTATAATTCAACTAAGTTTTCTCGGCGGAATTGGAAACGGAAAACCACTTTGCGATCGCGCGGTTCATCCACATTCTGTGTAGCATCGATTTCACCTCGGCCAGCCGCTAGCAGTTTTTGTTTAAATCGAGATTTAGCTGGAAATTTCATCTCATCTGATAAGATATAATCAGCCACAGATTTAGACCGTTGCAAACTTAAATTTAGGTTACTAGGATCGGAACCTTTAGAACTAGTGTGACCTTCAATAATTACACGAGCAATCTGTTTATCGAATTCCGGATTGGAAAATATCACTTTACTATATAGTGGGATAAAAGCTTGCAAAAACTTTTTTCCTTCTGGTTTTAGTTCTGCGCTAGCTTCATCAAACAGAATGCGATCGCGAATACTCACATCCCCAGTTTCCGGATCGACGGTGAGAACGTCTTTTCCTCCTACCTTCCCCTCTAGAGTTTGCACGATCAGTTGGGGGAGTGCTTGAAACGCCTTTTGGTATTGTTGCAACTCTTGTTGCAGTTTTTCCACTTCACGAATTTTTTCATTCAACTTTTGGATATGTTCGTTTAGCTGAATTTGTACGGTGATAAACAGAAGTGCGAAAAACATCAGCAAACCGGACATTAAATCGCCGATGGAAAGTAAGACGCTAGAATCTTCTGCTTCTTCGATTTCCGATTCGATTTCAGAGGTATATAAATCTCTCATTTCCCTATCCCAATTAAGGACTAAAGTCCTTACTACAAACGTTTGTAGTGAGGACTTTAGTCCTCATTCTTAATATCATCCCAACCACTTCCATAATCTCGCACTGGATATTTAATCCAAGAATCGCGCAGCCATTCTCTTCCATAATGATTCAAATACCAGTGAACGCTACTTTCAACCCAATCATAAGGAGATTTTACCCAACCATGCTTAACAGGATTGTAATGGATATAGTTAAGTGTTGTATAGTAGTGTCGTTCCGATCGAATAGCTCTGTCAGCATAACTATACCAAATTTGACGACCTGTTACATTTTCTTCAAGATTCCATTGACGAGATATCGATCCATGAACCGAACGAAATAGCTTACTTAAAAGATCGAAGTTTGTAACTTGTACTAAAAGATGATAATGATTAGGTAAAATCACCCAAGCCAGTAATTCCATGTCTCGATTGATCAAAGCTTCAAATAAATGATTTAGCAGTTGTTGGCGACGAGATTCATTTTTAATGTGAGACTTGTGTTCGTAACAAGCTGCTGTTAGTAAATCAAAAATGCGATCGCGTACTTGATGTGGTGGAGAATGAGGCGGGTAGCCATTAGCTAGGCGTTGCTGAACTAATTCAGCTTTTTGTTCTGGTGTTAATTTCCGATATTCATACATAAATAACATCCTTCTTAGTTTGCAATAAAGACTTTGGTTTGTAGTAAGGACTTTAGTCCTTAGTTTTGAGGACTAAAGTCCTCACTACGAACCTCTCGCTCCTAAATTATCTGCGGAAGCCACCAAATAATGTGCTACTTGCATCAAACCGTTGGAAGTTTCTTGCAAACCACTACAAACTTTGGCCATCGAGTTATCTGCTTCTTCAAAAAATTGATTTTGGGATGCAGTAACTCTCTCTAAATAATCGATCAGTTGATGATTCCCTACTTCTAAAGCTTGGTTAAATTGACTTACCATATTTTGATAAGCCGTTTCCACGCTTTGTACTTGTTCTTGTCCGGCTTGAAAAGAGCGATCTAATTGATTTACCATCTTTTCATAGGTAGTTGATAAACGCTGTGATTCTTCCCTAAATTGATTCACCATATTGTCATAAACACCTTGCACTCGCAGGACTTCTTGTCCGGTAATGCGAGCGAGTTCTTGTAATTGCGCCAAACGTTCGCTAGCATTTAAACCGACAGAATTAGCAAAATTACTAACTTTTTCGACAGTTACCCGAATATTAGCCATAGTTCGATCCACTTCTATGGTTAATTCTTTCCGTTTCTCTGTTTCTTCTCGGAAAACTCGCTCTAAATCTGCAACTACTTGCGCTAATCCTTGCTGTTGCTTGCCAAGTGTAGATTCTAAAAGATTATTTTGCTCGGTAAAAAATTCTTGCAGAGATGCTTGATAATTTACCCGAAATAGCTCTAATTCTTGCTGCACTGTCTGGCGCGTATTCTGAAGCATAGAATCAACATTTTGCAAGCTGCCAACCAAGTTTTCTTTCGCTTCATTCATCAATTGACAAGCTTCTGTTCCTACAGCTTGAATCGTGTCAGATTGACTTTGAAAAGCAGTATGAGCAGCTTTTAAAATATTGGTCATTCTTTCTTGCACTTCATCTAGCATTTTTCTTTCTTGTTCTGCTTGCGCGTGCAGGGATGCCATCAAATTTTCTCTAATTCCTCGAAACGTAGCAGCCGCATCTTGAGCGCTTTCTTGAAATGCGATTCTTTGCGCTTTCATTCCCTCAATACTTTCTCCAACACCAGAGCGAATTTCGGTAGCCATTTGCTGCAAAACACCCTGAGTATCGGTTTGGAATTGGCTTAAAATTTGTTGGAGATTAACGGCAAATTGTTGCAATTGTACGACAGTATCTTGCTGAAAGTTTTGGATTGTCAGAATAGAAGATGATAAACTTTGAGAAATGCCGCCTAATTCATTTTTCAATTCTCTCACAGCAAGGGAAGCTTCCTGAGTTAATTGTGCGCTTTGATCCAGTCTTCCCACAACAGGCTCAATTACTTCCATCCGCAGTGCTTGAATTAAATTATTTAAGATTTCTTGACCTTGATCCGCTTTAATTTCCCGTAAAGTAATTAATTCTTGGCGAATTTCTTGAAAGACAGGTGTCATTGTTAAACCAATTTGTTCGCCAATTTTTTGGGAACTAAATTGACTCTGGACTTCTACTATTTGGGCAAATCCAGTTCTCATTGTTTCGGCAGCACTGGTAATCGCAATCGCGGCATCTCTATTAGTATCTGGTTGCAATCTAGCGAACATTTGTCCAGGTGATTGCAATGCGGCAATTTTATCTAATTTAGTTCGTAAATTTTCCCGTTGTTGTTGTCTTTCTTGTTCACCCCATGCCAAAACTAAAGTGAAAATACTGGAAGCACCTAACCCCATCAGTGATGTGGAAAAAGCGGTTTTCATTCCTTCGAGTAATTGTCTAATTGATGGTAGCAATTCTTTAGTGTTTTCCAAGGAGCCTAAGCTAACATCCTGCAATCCCGTTTGAATGCCATAAAATGTTCCTAATACCCCGATCGCAACGAGTATACTGGGTACAAATCGCCATTGGCTGCGCGGTATTGAGCGAGTGAAAATGGTAGGATATTGTAACAGCAAAAATCGTCCTCCTTGAATTTCGGCTGCGTAAGCGTCACCGCTGAAAGTGACATCTCCTACTAAATATTCGCTAAACCAGTCGAGGAGAGGTTTCCAATTTTCTGGTGTGGTTTCTTGGGGATGTAATTCGATTTTACCTTTGCTAATTGTTACATCGTTTAATGTTTTGGTTAAGTATGCGATCGCATTTGCAATCGGGCGAATTTTCGCTCTCTGAGATCGCTGGTACTGCCTAACTGAGCTATACTCA of the Leptolyngbyaceae cyanobacterium genome contains:
- a CDS encoding HAD family hydrolase; protein product: MVTIRCREVIFTNIQAVIFDKDGTLENSEEFLRNLGQKRSRLIDAQIPGTGEPLLMAFGINGNTLDPTGLMAVGSRRENEIAAAAYIAETGRGWLESLAIARRAFEEADQYLKNTPPSPLFVGCLEVLDFLSKAGLKLGILSASRTARVKEFVQRHQLSDFIQLEMGVDEGPSKPDPTLFLQACQKLGVEPSTTLMVGDSPGDIEMARNAGAAGCIGICWGSAAAAHLEKADVVISQLDEIQIKDEG
- the nrdR gene encoding transcriptional regulator NrdR, with the translated sequence MRCPFCNYPDNRVLESRSAEAGQSIRRRRECLRCKRRFTTYEQIEFVPVTVIKRDNRRECFDRSKLLRGIVRACEKTGIPQLQIESFVDEVESDLQQRDVREVTSSEIGELVLQKLRSISEVAYVRFASVYRQFQSIRDFVDTLNHLSTSTSTPALNKPAEMCGEMYLEDTSESKTPASFVTHS
- a CDS encoding 30S ribosomal protein S1, with the translated sequence MVNQKTAIAEIGFTHDDFAALLDKYDYHFNPGDIVAGTVFSIEPRGALIDIGAKTAAYIPIQEMSINRVDAPEEVLQSNETREFYILTDENEEGQLTLSIRRIEYMRAWERVRQLQAEDATVRSGVFATNRGGALVRIEGLRGFIPGSHISTRKPKEDLVGEELPLKFLEVDEDRNRLVLSHRRALVERKMNRLEVGEVVIGSVRGIKPYGAFIDIGGVSGLLHISEISHEHIDTPHSVFNVNDEIKVMIIDLDAERGRISLSTKQLEPEPGDMIRNRERVYEQAEEMAAKYREQLRAKQQGNAAAAATPEATAEVEPEPTVEDIPEEEFVSATED
- a CDS encoding OmpA family protein; protein product: MRDLYTSEIESEIEEAEDSSVLLSIGDLMSGLLMFFALLFITVQIQLNEHIQKLNEKIREVEKLQQELQQYQKAFQALPQLIVQTLEGKVGGKDVLTVDPETGDVSIRDRILFDEASAELKPEGKKFLQAFIPLYSKVIFSNPEFDKQIARVIIEGHTSSKGSDPSNLNLSLQRSKSVADYILSDEMKFPAKSRFKQKLLAAGRGEIDATQNVDEPRDRKVVFRFQFRRENLVELYNKFPKK
- a CDS encoding EH signature domain-containing protein, translated to MNFQFRQMQLPPSPSQWEPTKLKRASERIIDKLVINLNIRKIKTNSPRSVDEIITDIQNGQDDCITQLEWVYCLYAKTEWDRKHPDLAKQTSQLIWQVATHDSWLKYRLFWHLALHYSKFNTVAIKYKQLSLIPSSLVETFPEFAIRVTGNDGLPVQLIRTLSQKDAAQNLAKISWQYLRTPQELLETANLPSAISQATIALDCIAGIFAKNQLSNRQEVEWLLRCLQQMSSQQQIASVEELLDKVSSQIVTRLSKIVEWLQQQYSPIHHESKWHQFSDSAKANLSQWIGTINYGYFQTLIDLLIRMLELPDEERQQLEERRDFWANYSDRIQRIRLILPQSSLDSLGYQLQIAVDTLAENNKETTEICIFDLGNYFVVEFLRGAGKEARLLPRQPNIELMLFGPSQLSAKRLRQLGGEICDRVCYWQPNCEKLLREKKIYPNSAIDYFFGLPKHQGKYDSNNGLSLPSPKEQKERDAKLKQWHREMEKLEK
- a CDS encoding photosystem II reaction center protein T, translated to MESIAYILIFTLALGVLFFAIAFREPPRIEKK
- the tatC gene encoding twin-arginine translocase subunit TatC, with product MPQNLDMTDTEINSKTRNEYLDELPGEVEMSLFDHLEELRWRIFYSLIAVVVGIAGCFFFVKPLVKLLEVPAQGVKFLQLAPGEFFFVSLKVAGYSGLLLATPFILYQVTMFVLPGLTRRERRLVGPVVLGSSFLFVTGLVFAYSLLIPAALKFFINYGAGVVEQLWSIDRYFEFVLLLLFSTGLAFQIPVIQVLLGLLGIVSSKQMLSGWRFVCLGAVILGAVLTPSTDPLTQGLLAGAVLGLYFGGTGLVMLLGK
- the psbB gene encoding photosystem II chlorophyll-binding protein CP47, translating into MGLPWYRVHTVVLNDPGRLISVHLMHTALVAGWAGSMALYELAIYDPSDPVLNPMWRQGMFVMPFMARLGVTDSWGGWSIIPNKAVIDPGFWSFEGVAAAHIVLSGLLFLAAVWHWVYWDLELFRDPRTGEPALDLPKMFGIHLFLSGLLCFGFGAFHLSGLFGPGMWVSDPYGLTGSVQPVAPAWGPEGFNPYNPGGIVAHHIAAGVVGIIAGLFHLTVRPPERLYKALRMGNIETVLSSSIAAVFFAAFVVAGTMWYGSAATPIELFGPTRYQWDQGYFQQEINRRVQASVAEGASLSEAYAAIPEKLAFYDYVGNSPAKGGLFRVGPMNKGDGIAQGWLGHPVFKDAEGRELTVRRMPNFFETFPVVLTDKDGVIRADIPFRRAESRYSFEQAGVTVSFYGGALDGKTFSDPTDVKQFARKAQLGEPIEFDRATLNSDGVFRTSTRGWFTFGHAVFALLFFFGHIWHGSRTLFRDVFAGVDPELSEEQVEWGFYQKVGDKTTRKEAV